The proteins below are encoded in one region of Methanofollis aquaemaris:
- a CDS encoding ABC transporter ATP-binding protein — protein sequence MVNLEVKDLSFSYRNHPVLKGISFLAESPGVVGLVGPNGSGKTTLIKCIDGIFKSEGTVLLDGTAVASLPRPKVARKIAYVPQGIASHSHATVYETILMGRRPHLSWRVKEEDEVAVVKAMEALKVEEFAFRRLRDLSGGERQRVMVARALAQGSPLMLLDEPTSALDLRNGMEVMETVGRLAHDGGRLVVMAIHDLTLAARSCTMLVVLRHGQVYASGPPSAVLTPDLIAEVYGVEAMVEERDGVPYIFPLRPRRER from the coding sequence GTGGTGAACCTTGAGGTGAAAGACCTCTCCTTCTCATACCGCAACCACCCTGTTCTCAAAGGGATCAGTTTTCTCGCGGAGAGCCCGGGCGTCGTCGGCCTCGTCGGCCCGAACGGGTCTGGCAAGACGACATTGATCAAGTGCATCGACGGGATCTTCAAGTCCGAGGGCACCGTCCTCCTGGACGGCACGGCCGTCGCCTCCCTCCCCAGACCGAAGGTCGCCAGAAAGATCGCCTACGTCCCGCAGGGGATTGCGAGCCACTCACATGCCACGGTCTACGAGACCATCCTGATGGGGCGCCGCCCGCACCTCTCCTGGCGGGTGAAGGAGGAGGACGAGGTGGCGGTGGTGAAGGCGATGGAAGCGCTGAAGGTGGAAGAGTTTGCGTTCAGGCGGCTCCGCGATCTCTCCGGCGGGGAGCGGCAGCGGGTGATGGTCGCCCGGGCCCTGGCCCAGGGTTCCCCGCTCATGCTCCTCGACGAACCGACGAGCGCCCTCGACCTCAGAAACGGGATGGAGGTGATGGAGACGGTCGGCAGGCTTGCCCATGACGGCGGGCGCCTGGTGGTGATGGCCATCCACGACCTCACCCTCGCCGCCCGCTCGTGCACGATGCTCGTCGTCCTGAGGCATGGTCAGGTCTATGCCAGCGGCCCGCCGTCCGCGGTGCTCACCCCCGACCTCATCGCCGAGGTCTATGGGGTCGAAGCAATGGTCGAGGAGCGGGACGGGGTTCCGTACATCTTCCCGCTCAGGCCGAGACGGGAGCGTTGA
- a CDS encoding FecCD family ABC transporter permease: protein MTHDALREGIAVARQKRAIFFFSMFVALLLLLGVAVTLGSAGFSVAEAYRAVLAGLFPGSFESSEMAKTIVWDYRLHRVLFAVAAGFGLAVAGAVMQGILRNPLASPFTLGIASAASTGASVAIVLGAGFVGGSYLIVGNAFLFALLAAFVIYMMARYRGMGATSMILAGIALMYLFSAVTSLLQYLGTADELQEIVFWMFGSLDRSSWPKLGIVTLLLVVCIPYLVYRAWDLNVLAEGDEIAESLGVPVNRSMTIFMFISSLLTAAVICFTGTIGFIGLVAPHITRMVVGTDHRFLLPASGLVGALLLLAADSLARTILAPTVLPVGIMTAFIGVPFFIYLFMRRGDAGW, encoded by the coding sequence ATGACGCACGACGCACTCAGGGAAGGCATAGCGGTCGCCCGGCAGAAACGGGCGATCTTCTTTTTTTCCATGTTCGTGGCCCTCCTCCTCCTGCTCGGCGTGGCCGTCACCCTCGGAAGCGCGGGGTTCTCGGTCGCCGAGGCCTACCGCGCCGTGCTTGCCGGACTCTTCCCGGGTTCGTTCGAATCTTCCGAGATGGCGAAGACGATCGTCTGGGACTACCGTCTTCACCGCGTGCTCTTCGCCGTCGCCGCCGGGTTCGGCCTGGCGGTGGCCGGAGCGGTGATGCAGGGGATCCTCAGAAACCCGCTCGCCAGTCCCTTCACCCTGGGCATCGCCTCGGCCGCCTCGACCGGCGCCTCGGTGGCAATCGTCCTCGGCGCGGGTTTCGTCGGCGGGAGTTATCTCATCGTCGGGAACGCCTTCCTCTTCGCCCTCCTCGCAGCCTTTGTCATCTACATGATGGCGAGATACCGCGGCATGGGGGCCACCTCGATGATTCTTGCCGGCATCGCCCTGATGTACCTCTTCTCGGCGGTCACCTCGCTGCTGCAGTACCTGGGGACGGCCGACGAACTCCAGGAGATCGTCTTCTGGATGTTCGGTTCTCTCGACCGCTCGTCCTGGCCGAAACTCGGGATCGTCACCCTTCTCCTCGTAGTCTGTATCCCCTACCTCGTCTACCGTGCATGGGACCTCAATGTCCTCGCCGAGGGGGACGAGATCGCCGAGAGCCTCGGGGTGCCGGTCAACCGTTCGATGACCATCTTCATGTTCATCTCCTCGCTGCTCACGGCGGCGGTGATCTGCTTCACCGGGACGATCGGGTTCATCGGCCTCGTCGCCCCCCACATCACCAGGATGGTGGTGGGCACCGACCACCGGTTCCTCCTCCCGGCCTCGGGCCTGGTGGGGGCGCTTCTCCTCCTCGCGGCCGACAGTCTGGCCAGGACCATCCTTGCCCCGACGGTTTTGCCGGTCGGGATCATGACCGCGTTCATCGGCGTCCCGTTCTTCATCTATCTCTTCATGCGCAGGGGGGACGCCGGGTGGTGA
- a CDS encoding ABC transporter substrate-binding protein: protein MSARTFTILLVLFLLAAPAAAALQAPADTVSEDEFVRMVLSFLTGGDGAPDLATVEDAASRLAVLSGTSRTVTDLSGRQVALDGPVEKIVVFNSETLETMRSLGVDPSLVVGVDKYSPERTTFFPEYQDTAVVGSVWSPDYEKVIALQPDAVFLYATTSKESCDEIQRKLEDSIPGVKVFRFDCFTPETYADEVLALGEIFGKESEAERFADFYTGALENISAAGAGVPEAERPTVYMENWKDYKTGAAGSGYDRKITMAGGKNIFSDLPAEYPEVDPEAVIAADPDMIVKLIGAGAYPYGGYADTENEKVAEVYDSLAARPGWQSLTVVKNDRLHILHNDIMGGPQHFIGMTYLAEWCYPDQASALDPQSLHRTYLEEFQHLDLDPATGVFVYP, encoded by the coding sequence ATGAGCGCGAGAACCTTTACCATACTCCTCGTCCTTTTCCTCCTCGCCGCACCGGCGGCCGCGGCCCTCCAGGCTCCGGCCGACACCGTCTCCGAGGACGAGTTTGTGAGGATGGTCCTCTCCTTCCTCACCGGAGGAGACGGCGCCCCCGACCTGGCGACGGTCGAGGATGCTGCATCCCGCCTTGCCGTCCTCTCCGGCACATCACGGACAGTCACCGACCTCTCCGGCCGGCAGGTCGCCCTCGACGGACCGGTGGAGAAGATCGTTGTCTTCAACAGCGAGACTCTTGAGACGATGCGTTCCCTTGGCGTGGACCCGTCCCTGGTCGTCGGCGTGGACAAGTACTCGCCGGAGCGCACGACCTTCTTCCCCGAATACCAGGACACCGCGGTGGTCGGGAGCGTCTGGTCGCCCGACTACGAGAAAGTGATCGCTCTACAGCCAGACGCCGTCTTCCTGTACGCCACCACCAGCAAGGAATCCTGCGACGAGATCCAGAGAAAACTCGAAGATTCGATCCCCGGCGTGAAGGTCTTCAGGTTCGACTGCTTCACGCCCGAGACCTATGCCGACGAGGTGCTGGCGCTCGGGGAGATCTTCGGGAAGGAGTCCGAGGCCGAGCGCTTCGCCGACTTCTACACCGGAGCCCTTGAAAACATCTCGGCCGCCGGTGCCGGCGTGCCTGAGGCCGAGCGGCCCACCGTCTACATGGAGAACTGGAAAGACTACAAGACCGGTGCCGCCGGGTCAGGATATGACAGGAAGATCACCATGGCCGGCGGGAAGAACATCTTCTCAGACCTCCCGGCCGAGTACCCAGAGGTCGACCCCGAGGCCGTCATCGCCGCCGACCCTGACATGATCGTCAAACTCATCGGCGCGGGCGCCTACCCGTACGGCGGTTACGCGGACACCGAGAACGAGAAGGTCGCCGAAGTCTACGACTCCCTCGCCGCACGGCCCGGATGGCAGAGTCTCACGGTCGTGAAGAACGACCGTCTCCACATCCTCCACAACGACATCATGGGCGGCCCCCAGCACTTTATCGGGATGACCTATCTTGCAGAGTGGTGCTATCCCGACCAGGCCTCAGCCCTCGACCCGCAGTCCCTCCACCGCACCTATCTGGAGGAGTTCCAGCACCTCGACCTCGACCCCGCCACAGGAGTCTTTGTCTACCCCTGA
- a CDS encoding SagB/ThcOx family dehydrogenase has protein sequence MQREMIRTGRTFLEETKFAHLTPSDQVLGRPQPPLERPHAGPVTPLPPPEDADLRPVSLVEAIARRRSVRTYAPEPLPLATLSYLLWCSQGVTSVFRDTWTFRTVPSAGARHALETYLLVNQVEGLAPGLYHYAAVSHGLSAVEAPENVVDAVEEALIGQPMVGNAAVVFLWAADIYRMTWRYGERGYRYIFIDAGHACQNLYLGAEAVGCGVCAMAAFDDDALDALLGLDGERSFAIYAAAVGVERVIPI, from the coding sequence ATGCAGAGAGAGATGATTCGCACCGGACGTACCTTTCTTGAAGAGACAAAGTTTGCCCATCTCACGCCCTCCGACCAGGTGCTCGGCAGGCCGCAGCCGCCGCTCGAACGCCCGCATGCCGGGCCGGTGACCCCGCTCCCACCTCCTGAAGATGCCGACCTCAGGCCGGTCAGTCTGGTCGAAGCGATCGCCCGGAGACGGAGCGTCCGCACCTATGCTCCCGAACCCCTGCCGCTTGCCACCCTCTCGTACCTCCTCTGGTGCTCGCAGGGAGTGACCTCGGTCTTCAGAGACACCTGGACCTTCAGGACCGTGCCGTCTGCCGGGGCACGCCACGCCCTGGAGACCTATCTTCTCGTGAACCAGGTGGAAGGGCTTGCACCAGGACTGTACCATTATGCAGCCGTCTCACACGGCCTCTCCGCGGTCGAAGCCCCGGAGAACGTCGTCGACGCCGTCGAGGAGGCGTTGATCGGCCAGCCGATGGTCGGCAACGCGGCCGTCGTCTTCCTCTGGGCGGCCGACATCTACCGGATGACCTGGCGGTACGGCGAGCGGGGCTACCGGTACATCTTCATAGACGCCGGGCATGCCTGCCAGAACCTCTACCTCGGAGCAGAAGCCGTCGGATGCGGTGTCTGTGCCATGGCCGCCTTCGACGACGACGCACTCGACGCCCTCCTCGGCCTCGACGGCGAGCGGAGTTTTGCGATCTATGCCGCGGCGGTGGGGGTCGAAAGGGTAATACCGATCTGA
- a CDS encoding universal stress protein, whose protein sequence is MVSWLFDRVVFATDFSQNAEEASAVLPLLPRLGEVTLLHVIGPGEEGRPWFAGRSLRSPEETAEQALSTLAERYQEAGVRARHRTVRSPDGDIPAAVLAAVREEEATAVVVGAQGYGLIGTLLLGSVSTGVLEEAVGVHVVIARDGAETQDPGTTPVLCPVAFGRPSREAAALLPALGAREVVLLHVLKNDHGVEEERAAEGELARLKAHLESCGTEVRTLLRTGRASDEIVRVARDAGAGLIVIPRLGRTDYIRNILIGSTALAVAKKAPCSVLVLARPPDLSEEVRELAPEEFPLAEEVWTGYHGQTADPATDRIFGLFVEGTLAAVARCRRHPDGLEVDGVFTPMEMRGRGYARKVTEALVRACGGEDLYMHSTLDLVGFYGGYGFVSIPESGLPPSIRARFSFAIGDLRGANVQPMMRPAGGGSS, encoded by the coding sequence ATGGTTTCCTGGCTCTTTGATCGGGTGGTCTTTGCAACTGATTTTTCACAGAACGCAGAGGAGGCGAGTGCGGTGCTCCCCCTTCTCCCGCGCCTCGGGGAGGTGACCCTGCTCCATGTCATCGGGCCGGGTGAGGAGGGACGACCGTGGTTTGCGGGTCGGTCTCTGCGTTCGCCTGAGGAGACGGCGGAACAGGCGCTCTCCACGCTTGCTGAGCGATACCAGGAGGCCGGGGTCAGGGCCAGGCACCGTACTGTCCGTTCCCCTGACGGCGATATACCCGCTGCAGTCCTGGCCGCCGTCAGAGAGGAAGAGGCGACGGCGGTCGTCGTCGGTGCCCAGGGGTATGGGCTCATCGGCACGCTTCTTCTCGGGAGCGTCTCGACCGGAGTGCTGGAGGAGGCCGTCGGGGTCCATGTGGTGATCGCACGGGATGGTGCCGAGACGCAGGATCCGGGGACCACCCCGGTCCTCTGCCCGGTGGCCTTTGGTCGACCGTCACGAGAGGCGGCGGCCCTCCTCCCCGCGCTTGGTGCCAGAGAGGTGGTGCTGCTCCATGTGCTCAAGAATGACCACGGTGTGGAGGAAGAGCGTGCGGCTGAGGGAGAACTTGCCAGGCTCAAGGCTCACCTGGAGTCCTGCGGGACTGAGGTGCGGACCCTCCTCAGAACCGGTCGGGCCTCAGACGAGATTGTCAGAGTGGCCAGGGACGCGGGGGCCGGGTTGATCGTCATCCCGCGCCTTGGCAGGACCGACTATATCAGAAACATCCTGATCGGGAGCACCGCCCTGGCCGTCGCGAAGAAAGCGCCGTGCTCGGTCCTGGTCCTTGCCCGCCCCCCTGACCTGAGCGAGGAGGTGCGCGAACTTGCCCCCGAAGAGTTCCCGCTCGCCGAGGAGGTCTGGACCGGTTACCACGGGCAGACAGCCGACCCGGCGACCGACCGGATTTTCGGGCTCTTTGTGGAGGGGACACTCGCGGCGGTGGCCAGGTGCCGCCGCCACCCCGACGGCCTGGAGGTGGACGGCGTCTTCACCCCCATGGAGATGCGGGGGCGCGGGTATGCCAGGAAGGTCACCGAGGCACTGGTCCGGGCCTGCGGCGGAGAAGACCTGTACATGCACTCGACCCTCGACCTCGTCGGGTTTTACGGGGGCTACGGTTTTGTCTCCATCCCCGAGTCCGGCCTCCCCCCCTCGATCAGGGCGCGGTTCTCCTTTGCAATCGGGGATCTCAGAGGAGCGAACGTCCAGCCGATGATGCGCCCGGCAGGCGGCGGGTCGTCGTGA
- a CDS encoding bifunctional metallophosphatase/5'-nucleotidase gives MRAALLLLLAAGLLALSVFGAASFLHQDSPHEIAIMTTADLHGHIFPYANETGATVGGIERIAGAKDAIAADVDGWVLLSAGDDLTGPLYATYDGEPELEAMSLAGYTAACPGNHEFDYGAAHYLNATRHAGFPLLSANLKIDDPALASVIRPSAVIEVDGIRCGLFGLITPDLALITNPGPNVTVDPDYVGVARNEVKALREEGAGFVVVLSHMGAACDEDLARQVGGIDLIVGGHDHTYVCESVDGPEGWTTVIVHDGSQGESLGVLRCAITGDGIEDWQWETVPMDKSVGADPAVREYLAPFRAAMEAQEQEAIGESTVPIDAVKAHLRTQEMPLGDLVADAWLAWFGEADLAVVNGGGIRGDRVFPAGPVTRGMLAEILPFGNEIVIVSMNGTEVRRMLEMSASALGPEFQGIQESGFLQVGGVRMTIDPGRPGYAAVYDEKAIREVLCEGARVESVLVREEGAWVPIEDDTMYTVLVNGYLADGGDGYALFAGIPEGRKIRTGVKAIEPVEAYVRERSPLTPVTDGRITCASPDSPSPVVVPA, from the coding sequence ATGAGGGCCGCGCTCCTCCTCCTCCTCGCCGCGGGTCTCCTTGCGCTCTCGGTCTTTGGTGCGGCATCGTTCCTCCACCAGGACAGCCCCCACGAGATTGCCATCATGACGACGGCCGACCTCCACGGCCATATCTTCCCTTACGCAAACGAGACAGGCGCGACCGTCGGGGGTATCGAACGGATTGCTGGTGCGAAAGATGCGATCGCCGCAGATGTCGACGGGTGGGTGCTGCTCTCCGCCGGCGACGATCTGACCGGTCCGCTGTACGCCACCTATGACGGTGAGCCTGAACTGGAGGCCATGAGTCTTGCCGGCTACACCGCGGCCTGCCCCGGCAACCATGAGTTCGACTATGGGGCGGCGCATTACCTGAATGCAACCCGCCATGCCGGGTTCCCACTTCTCTCGGCCAATCTCAAGATCGACGATCCCGCACTCGCCTCGGTCATCAGGCCCTCCGCCGTCATCGAGGTCGACGGGATCAGGTGCGGGCTCTTCGGCCTCATCACCCCCGACCTCGCGCTCATCACCAACCCCGGCCCGAATGTCACGGTCGATCCTGACTATGTGGGCGTGGCCAGGAACGAGGTGAAGGCCCTCAGGGAGGAGGGCGCCGGGTTCGTCGTCGTCCTCTCGCATATGGGCGCGGCCTGCGACGAAGACCTTGCGAGGCAGGTCGGGGGGATCGACCTCATCGTCGGCGGGCATGACCACACCTATGTCTGCGAGAGCGTCGACGGGCCCGAGGGGTGGACGACGGTCATCGTCCACGACGGCAGTCAGGGCGAGAGCCTCGGGGTGCTGAGGTGTGCGATCACCGGCGACGGGATCGAGGACTGGCAGTGGGAGACGGTGCCGATGGACAAATCGGTCGGCGCCGACCCGGCGGTCAGGGAATACCTCGCGCCCTTCAGGGCGGCAATGGAAGCGCAGGAGCAGGAGGCGATCGGCGAGAGCACGGTGCCGATCGATGCCGTGAAGGCGCACCTGCGCACTCAGGAGATGCCGCTCGGCGACCTGGTCGCCGACGCCTGGCTGGCATGGTTCGGCGAGGCCGATCTCGCCGTCGTCAACGGCGGGGGGATCAGGGGCGACCGCGTCTTCCCGGCAGGCCCGGTGACGCGAGGGATGCTCGCCGAGATCCTCCCCTTCGGCAACGAGATCGTGATCGTCAGCATGAACGGGACCGAGGTGCGCCGGATGCTTGAGATGAGCGCATCGGCCCTCGGTCCTGAGTTCCAGGGCATCCAGGAGTCGGGTTTTCTCCAGGTCGGCGGCGTGCGGATGACGATCGATCCGGGTAGGCCGGGATATGCCGCGGTCTATGATGAAAAAGCGATCCGGGAAGTGCTGTGCGAGGGCGCACGGGTAGAATCGGTCCTTGTCAGGGAGGAGGGTGCATGGGTGCCGATCGAGGACGACACCATGTACACCGTCCTGGTCAACGGGTACCTGGCAGATGGGGGGGACGGGTATGCCCTCTTCGCCGGGATACCTGAGGGGAGGAAGATCAGGACCGGGGTCAAGGCCATCGAGCCTGTCGAGGCCTATGTCAGGGAGCGCTCACCCCTCACCCCGGTCACCGACGGGCGGATCACCTGTGCCTCGCCTGACTCCCCCTCACCCGTGGTAGTTCCGGCGTGA